From the genome of Mixophyes fleayi isolate aMixFle1 chromosome 2, aMixFle1.hap1, whole genome shotgun sequence, one region includes:
- the STOML3 gene encoding stomatin-like protein 3 isoform X3, whose protein sequence is MDVDVPATSRKRESQDKLIDAGGGDIGICGWVLLILSALFAAITFPLSIWFCVKIIQEYERAVVFRLGRIMSGKAKGPGLMFILPCTDTFIKVDLRIISFAIPPQEILTKDSVTTTVDGVVYYKIDSAIKSVANVSNVHLATAQLAQTTLRNILGTQTLSSILANREEIAHNIQSILDHATHQWGVNVERVEMRDVRLPVQMQRAMAAEAEASREARAKIIAAEGEMNASRALKEASMVICESPAALQLRYLQTLSTIAAENNSTIVFPIPIDLLQGVIKK, encoded by the exons ATGGACGTGGATGTTCCAGCTACTTCTCGCAAGAGAGAATCACAAGACAAGTTGATCG ATGCTGGAGGAGGAGATATCGGCATTTGTGGCTGGGTCCTGCTGATCTTATCTGCTCTGTTTGCTGCTATCACGTTCCCCTTATCCATCTGGTTTTGTGTTAAG ATTATTCAAGAATATGAACGCGCTGTTGTGTTCAGATTGGGCCGTATCATGTCAGGAAAAGCCAAAGGGCCGG GGTTGATGTTCATTCTCCCCTGCACAGATACTTTTATTAAGGTGGATCTCAGAATTATATCATTTGCGATCCCACCACAAGAG atCCTTACTAAAGATTCTGTAACAACCACAGTAGATGGAGTTGTGTACTACAAGATTGACAGTGCAATTAAATCTGTGGCAAATGTGAGCAATGTACATTTAGCCACTGCCCAGCTAGCCCAAACAACTCTGAGGAACATCTTAGGAACACAGACTCTTTCCAGCATCTTGGCAAACCGCGAGGAGATTGCCCATAATATTCAG TCCATACTGGATCATGCCACTCACCAGTGGGGAGTGAATGTGGAACGTGTGGAGATGAGAGACGTGCGGCTTCCTGTACAGATGCAGAGAGCTATGGCCGCTGAGGCGGAAGCGTCACGAGAGGCCAGAGCTAAG ATTATAGCGGCAGAAGGTGAGATGAATGCTTCTCGGGCCCTGAAAGAAGCATCAATGGTGATATGTGAATCGCCTGCTGCTCTACAGCTGCGCTACCTGCAAACCCTGAGCACAATCGCAGCAGAGAACAATTCCACCATTGTATTCCCGATCCCCATCGACCTACTGCAAGGCGTCATTAAAAAATGA
- the STOML3 gene encoding stomatin-like protein 3 isoform X1: protein MIEKRAQHLRDVTSSNLYRENMDVDVPATSRKRESQDKLIDAGGGDIGICGWVLLILSALFAAITFPLSIWFCVKIIQEYERAVVFRLGRIMSGKAKGPGLMFILPCTDTFIKVDLRIISFAIPPQEILTKDSVTTTVDGVVYYKIDSAIKSVANVSNVHLATAQLAQTTLRNILGTQTLSSILANREEIAHNIQSILDHATHQWGVNVERVEMRDVRLPVQMQRAMAAEAEASREARAKIIAAEGEMNASRALKEASMVICESPAALQLRYLQTLSTIAAENNSTIVFPIPIDLLQGVIKK, encoded by the exons ATGattgagaaaagggcacaacatttaagagatgttacatcaagcaatttgtacagg GAAAACATGGACGTGGATGTTCCAGCTACTTCTCGCAAGAGAGAATCACAAGACAAGTTGATCG ATGCTGGAGGAGGAGATATCGGCATTTGTGGCTGGGTCCTGCTGATCTTATCTGCTCTGTTTGCTGCTATCACGTTCCCCTTATCCATCTGGTTTTGTGTTAAG ATTATTCAAGAATATGAACGCGCTGTTGTGTTCAGATTGGGCCGTATCATGTCAGGAAAAGCCAAAGGGCCGG GGTTGATGTTCATTCTCCCCTGCACAGATACTTTTATTAAGGTGGATCTCAGAATTATATCATTTGCGATCCCACCACAAGAG atCCTTACTAAAGATTCTGTAACAACCACAGTAGATGGAGTTGTGTACTACAAGATTGACAGTGCAATTAAATCTGTGGCAAATGTGAGCAATGTACATTTAGCCACTGCCCAGCTAGCCCAAACAACTCTGAGGAACATCTTAGGAACACAGACTCTTTCCAGCATCTTGGCAAACCGCGAGGAGATTGCCCATAATATTCAG TCCATACTGGATCATGCCACTCACCAGTGGGGAGTGAATGTGGAACGTGTGGAGATGAGAGACGTGCGGCTTCCTGTACAGATGCAGAGAGCTATGGCCGCTGAGGCGGAAGCGTCACGAGAGGCCAGAGCTAAG ATTATAGCGGCAGAAGGTGAGATGAATGCTTCTCGGGCCCTGAAAGAAGCATCAATGGTGATATGTGAATCGCCTGCTGCTCTACAGCTGCGCTACCTGCAAACCCTGAGCACAATCGCAGCAGAGAACAATTCCACCATTGTATTCCCGATCCCCATCGACCTACTGCAAGGCGTCATTAAAAAATGA
- the STOML3 gene encoding stomatin-like protein 3 isoform X2, translating to MRSTAEREASAHLHWTQENMDVDVPATSRKRESQDKLIDAGGGDIGICGWVLLILSALFAAITFPLSIWFCVKIIQEYERAVVFRLGRIMSGKAKGPGLMFILPCTDTFIKVDLRIISFAIPPQEILTKDSVTTTVDGVVYYKIDSAIKSVANVSNVHLATAQLAQTTLRNILGTQTLSSILANREEIAHNIQSILDHATHQWGVNVERVEMRDVRLPVQMQRAMAAEAEASREARAKIIAAEGEMNASRALKEASMVICESPAALQLRYLQTLSTIAAENNSTIVFPIPIDLLQGVIKK from the exons ATGCGTTCCACGGCGGAGCGCGAGGCATCTGCGCACTTACACTGGACACAA GAAAACATGGACGTGGATGTTCCAGCTACTTCTCGCAAGAGAGAATCACAAGACAAGTTGATCG ATGCTGGAGGAGGAGATATCGGCATTTGTGGCTGGGTCCTGCTGATCTTATCTGCTCTGTTTGCTGCTATCACGTTCCCCTTATCCATCTGGTTTTGTGTTAAG ATTATTCAAGAATATGAACGCGCTGTTGTGTTCAGATTGGGCCGTATCATGTCAGGAAAAGCCAAAGGGCCGG GGTTGATGTTCATTCTCCCCTGCACAGATACTTTTATTAAGGTGGATCTCAGAATTATATCATTTGCGATCCCACCACAAGAG atCCTTACTAAAGATTCTGTAACAACCACAGTAGATGGAGTTGTGTACTACAAGATTGACAGTGCAATTAAATCTGTGGCAAATGTGAGCAATGTACATTTAGCCACTGCCCAGCTAGCCCAAACAACTCTGAGGAACATCTTAGGAACACAGACTCTTTCCAGCATCTTGGCAAACCGCGAGGAGATTGCCCATAATATTCAG TCCATACTGGATCATGCCACTCACCAGTGGGGAGTGAATGTGGAACGTGTGGAGATGAGAGACGTGCGGCTTCCTGTACAGATGCAGAGAGCTATGGCCGCTGAGGCGGAAGCGTCACGAGAGGCCAGAGCTAAG ATTATAGCGGCAGAAGGTGAGATGAATGCTTCTCGGGCCCTGAAAGAAGCATCAATGGTGATATGTGAATCGCCTGCTGCTCTACAGCTGCGCTACCTGCAAACCCTGAGCACAATCGCAGCAGAGAACAATTCCACCATTGTATTCCCGATCCCCATCGACCTACTGCAAGGCGTCATTAAAAAATGA